Genomic segment of Mycolicibacterium sarraceniae:
CTGCTGGTTCTTCGACAAAGTCAGGCCGATGACGTTGACGTCGTATTTCTCCAACGCGCGCTGCAGTGTCAAGCCCCAGCCGCAACCCACCTCGAGCAACATCATGCCCGGCTTGAGGTCTAAGCGCTCAAGGTGTTGGTCGACGTTGGCGACCTGGGCTTCAGAGAGCGTGGCGTTCGGCCCGGTGAAGTACGCGCAGCTGTACTTGCGCGTCAGGTCCTGGAACACGCCGAAGAAGTCGTCCGAGAGATCGTAATGCGCCTGGATTTCCTCGAAATGCGGCCGCATGTCCTTGGTTTCAGTTGCCTCGGGCATGTGTGTTCAACCTTCCTGAATTTCTTCATCTAACCCGCACCGCTGCCCCCGCGAACGATTTGCGCGCCAGTGTGGACTCTGTTAACCGGACCATACCGTCCCGACCCACCAGAACGGCCGTCAAACATGGCGTTAACCGTGCGTGTTCTGGGCCTGCTTCTCAAGCGTGAACTGGTTGACGTCGATGTACCCGACCTGGAAGCCGCGGGCACATCCTATGAGGTACTTCATGTACCGCTCGTACACCTCTTCCGACTGCGCGTCGATTGCCTTCTCCCGGTTGGTCTTCAACGCTTCTGCCCAACAATCCAGAGTGCGCGCATAGTGCGGCTGCAACGATTGGACCCGGGTGAGCGTAAAGCCCGCCCTGGTCGAATGGTCCTCGACCTTCTCGGCAGTCGGCAGCCGGCCGCCCGGGAAGATCTCGGTGAGCATGAACTTCGCGAAGCGTGCCGCTTCGAACGTGAGCGGGACCTTCATCTGCGCCATCCGCTCAAACGTGAAGGACGTGATCGTGTGCAGCAGCATCACGCCGTCGGCGGGCAACGCCCGATAGGCCATCGCGAAAAAGTCATCGTAGCGATCGAATCCGAAATGTTCGAAGGCTCCGATCGACACGATCCGGTCGACGGGCTCGTTGAACTCTTCCCAGCCTTTGAGCTCGATGCGCTTGCCGCGTGAACTCTCGCACTCGGCGAAAACCTGCTCGACGTGGTCGCGCTGGTTTTTCGACAGCGTGAGTCGGATGACATTGACGTCGTACTTTTCCAGAGCGCGCAGCATCGTGGTGCCCCACCCGAAGCCGACATCCAGTAGCGTCATGCCGGGCTGCAAGCCCAGCTTGCCCAGCGCCAGGTCGATTTTGGCGAGTTGGGCCTGTTCCAACGTCATGTCATCGCGTTCGAAATACGCGCAGCTGTAGGTCTGGGACGGATCCAGAAAGAGCCGGAAGAAATCGTCGGATAAGTCGTAGTGGGCTTGTACGTCCTCGAAATGAGGTTGCAGCCGTCTGGCCATAATGGTGTGCCTTTCGCATCGAATGCTTCAGGCAGCAACCACGTATCCCCCCGCGGGACTGAGCGATCACCGCGTTTGCAGCACCGATGCTAGTCGCCCCGCCCGCGACTCGACGATTCTGCGCGACATCAAAATTCGCTAGCCGACCTCGACAAATGTGGTCTTCAGCTCGCCCACGACGTCGTCCCACAGCGCCTCTGGCAGATCGTGCGCCATGCCGTCGAACAGGACCAGTCGGGCGTTGGGGATGGCCGATGCGATCGAGCGGCCGCCGGACGGGCGCATCAACTTGTCGGCGCGGCCATGGATGACGACGGTCGGCGCGCTGATCTGGCGGTCGTAGCGCTTGAGGCTGCCGCTGCCCAGTACGGCGCCGAAATGTCTTGCGATGCCCTGTGGATAGTGGGCGCGCTCGTAGGCCTCGATGGCGTCGGCGCGGGCCTTTTCCTCGGACACCGGATAGCCGGGGCTGCCGATGATCTTGCCGACCCGGATCGAGTTTTCGATGATCACCTCGCGAGGCGAGTCCGGCGCCGGGCCGGTGATCAGTGACAGCAAGGCCCGCGGTGCCGGAGGTGGCAGCAGCGCAGAGTTGTTGGACGAGAAAATGATTCCCAGTGCGTTGGTTCGACGGCTGTGCCGCGCGGCGAAGATCTGCGCGATCATCCCGCCCATCGACGCCCCGACCACATGGGCGCGGTCGAGCCCGAGATGATCGAGGAGCGCTGCGGCGTCGTCAGCCATGTCCTCGAGCGTGTAGACCGACGGGCTGGGCCGCCCGAGATACGAGCGCACCAGGTTGGGCACCAGGCCACCACCGGCGCGCTGGCCGTGCAGTTTGGAGGACAACCCCACGTCACGGTTGTCGTAGCGGATCACCCGGTAGCCCTGGTCGACCAATTTCTCGCAGAAACCGTTACGCCACAACAGAAGTTGGGCGCCGAGCCCCATGATGAGCAGAACCGCCGGGTCGCTGGAATTGCCCATGTCCTCGAAGTACAGCTTCAGGTCGTCGCCAACGGAAGCCGTGCCGGTGCGAATCTCCATCAGACCTCGACGTCGCTCTGGTGCTCGCGGCTGACCTCGACCATGAAGTTGGCGAAGTACCCGGAGAATTGCGGGTCGTTCATCATCTGCCATTTGGGCGCCAGCAGCTTCATGTAGCGCTCGACGTACAGAAACTGTTTGCCGATGAGCACCAGCTCGCGCGGCAGCTTGACGTCGTAGGCGTCTGCGAGCGTCGACAACTGCTTACCGATATCGGCATACGACATGTCCCCGAGCGTCTTCAGCGATAGTGGGGCAGCAAACGCCTCAAGGTCCTTGGCGGCCTCCTTTTCGGGCTTGGTGGTGCCGACGGCCCCGAGCAGCACGACGATCTTGCCCGCCGAGGCGTGATCCTTCTTGACCAGCAGCGCGTACACCAGCTCACGCAGCAGCCAGCGGGTCCGCGGGTCGATCCGGCCCATGATGCCGAAGTCCAAGAACACGATGTGACCGTCGTTGTCGACCAGGAGGTTGCCGGCGTGTAGGTCGCCGTGGAACAGGCCGTGCCGCAGGCCGCCCTCGAAGGTGGAGAACAACAGCGCCTTCACCAGTTCGGTGCCGTCGAAACCCTTCGCCCGGACCGCCTTGACGTCATCGATGCGCACGCCGTGCACCCGCTCCATGGTCAGGACCCGCTCGCTGGTGAACTCCCAGTGCACCTGTGGCACCCGGATGTTGCGCCCGAGCGGCGAACCGTGCAGGCCCGACACCCAGGCCTCCATCGACTGCGCTTCGATGCGGAAGTCGAGCTCCTCGGCGAGGTTGTCGGCGAAATCGGCGACCACGTCCTGGGCCGACAGCCGCCGGCCCAGCTTGGCCAGCTCGACGAGCTGAGCGAAGCGCTTCAGGATCTGCAGGTCGGCGGCCACCCGGCGGCGGATGCCCGGCCGCTGGATCTTGACGACGACGTCCTCGCCGCTGTGCAGGGTGGCGAAATGCACCTGGGCGATCGAGGCCGACGCGAATGGCTGCTCGTCGAACGTGGCGAACAAATCGGCCGGATCGCCGCCGAGCTCTTGCTTGAGCAGCTTGTGGACCTCGGCGGTGTCGGCCGGCGGCACCGAGTCGAGCAGGCTGCGGAACTCCCGGCTCAGCCCTTCGCCGAACGCACCCGGGCTGGAGGCGATGATCTGACCGAATTTGACGTAGGTGGGGCCGAGGTCGGCGAAGGTCTGCGGAATCTGCTTGATGACCTTGTCCTGCCAGCGTCCACGCCCCGGCAGTGTGCCGAGCACGCGCGCGCCGGTACGGGTGATCTGCCAGCCGGTGGTCCCCATTCGGGCAGCCTCGACCGGCAACGGAACGCGATCAAGCTTGGCTACTTCGCGATGTTTGGTCGAATTCATCCTCGAAGTGTGCCAAACCGCAGATGCATACCACCAATTTTCCAGTGGCGCAGCGACGTCCGTCACAAGTGCGCTTGCCTCGCGATTTGGGTTCCCAGGGCGTCAGCCACGGCTGGGGTTGCATGCCTTTGGCTGCCCCGACGAGTTCGTCCATGGTTGCGCCGTCCAAGGCTTCGCGGATGATGTCGGCGTGGCCGGCGTGCTGGGCAAGCTCGGTGATCAGGTGCTCGAACACCCACCGCGCGGACCAGGCGTCGACGTAGCTGGGGAACCACGGCGCATCGCACGGCACGGGCACCACGGTGTCCAGATCGGCGGTCTCCACCAGGCGCAACGGCGCGGCGACGCGCGCCATCCAGCCGCGCTGCACCCCGGTGATGTGCTTGATCAGCCCGCCGATCGACAGCGAGCTGACCGTCGGGGCGGCGCGTGCCTGCTCGTCGGTCGATCCGTCCGCGACGGCGATGATGGAGGTAAAGATCACGTAGACAAGCGATTTCGGACATCGGTGACCATCGAGGACGACGGGCCCGATACCTGCGTCGTCGTCACCGGGGCCGGTGATCCCGGCACCCGGGTGCTGTATCTGGCCATGCCCGGTGTTGCGTTCGACGTGCTCGAACCGAAGGCAGTCGCCGACGCCGCGCTGGCGATGTCGGCGCTACTGGCCGGTGCGGTCCGGCCTTGATATCGCGCTGACATGGTTACCTGGTAGCGATGCGCATCGCCACGTTCAACATCCTGCACGGGCGAAGCCTGGACGACGGTCGGGTCGACCCGGCGCGGTTGTCGGCATGCATCCGCCGCCTCAACCCCGATGTGCTGGCCCTGCAGGAGGTCGATGTCGATCAGCCGCGCTCGTCGCGGGCAGATCTCACCGCGCTGGCGGCCGAAGCGATGGGCGCCGCGTCTCACCGGTTCGTCGCCGCCATCGCCGGTACGCCGGGGGCGACATGGATGGCGGCCACCGGCCGCGAACAACGGGGCACCGCGGCCTACGGGATCGCCCTGCTGTCGCGTTATCCGGCGATCTCGTGGCAGGTGCTGCGGCTGCCACGAATTCCCGTCAAAGACGAGCCCCGGGCGGCCATGGCCGCTCAACTGGACACCCCGTTAGGGATTCTGACCGTGGTCAACACCCACTTGTCGTTCGTGCCCGGCTGGAACCGCGTTCAGCTCAACCATCTGATGCGAGATGTGCGTGACCTGCCCGGGCCGCGGGTGGTGATGGGCGATCTCAATACGTCGGCCGCGCTGGGCCGGCGGACGCGCCTGCGCCCGCTGGCCGCCGCGCCGACCTTTCCCGTGCGATGTCCGGACCGTCAGCTCGACCACATCCTCACCGACCATGACGACCTGGTCGTCACCGAGGCGTACACACCCGTTCTGCCGATCTCGGATCATCGCCCGCTCGTGATCGACGTGTCGCTCCGCGCGGGAGCGGTTGGGCCGTAAGTTGCTGGGCGTGCGGGTTACCTCCGCGGAGTCGACAGAGCTGTTCGTCGGACCGCCCGATGCGCTGCTACAGGTGGTCAGAGTCGGCTACCTCGGGGCCAGCGGCGCGGACACGCTGCGGGTCACCGGTGACGGTCTGCGGTCCGACGATGTGATGCCCCCCGCCGGGGACGGGGTCGTCGAGATCGCGGTTCGGGTCGCGCGTCCGGTACCTGGCCAGAGGCGGGCGGCGGACGCCGGGGCGGACTTCCCATTCGAGTTCGTCGTCGCCGAACCGGGCTGGACCATGTACATGGTCGGCCACTTCCACTACGACCCGGTGTGGGGGAACACCCAGGGCGCCTACACCACCCTCTGGACCGAGGAACCGTGGCCGGGCCCGGCAGACCAACGGGTTCGCGCCGATCTGCGGCGGTTCATTGCCGACTGGCGGGCCGCTGGCCGAGGTATGGCAACCCGATGCTGACCTCCGGGACGTGCTCGCCCTGCCGATGCTCATCGTGGCCGGGCTGACATGAGTGTCTTAGCCCTGGACATCGGCGGGACAAAAATCGCCGCCGGGCTCGTCGACACCGACGGGCAGCTGCAGTACGCAACCCGCCAGCCCACCCCGCATAGTGACGACCCCGAACAGGTGTGGGCCGCCGCCCAGCGGGCGATCGCTGACACCCTCGCCGAGGCCAGCGGCGCGGTTGACGGCGTCGGTATCTCGTCCGGTGGGCCCGTTCACTTGCCCAACGGAGCCGTTAGCCCCATCAACATTCCCGCCTGGCAGGACTTCCCGATCGTCGAGCGGGTGGCTGCCGCCGTCCCCGGCGTGCAGGTGCGCCTGGCGGGCGACGGACTGTGCATGGCGTTGGGTGAGCACTGGCGCGGAGCCGGGCAGGGCGCGGCGTTCCTGCTCGGCATGGTGGTGTCGACCGGGATCGGCGGCGGACTGGTCCTCGACGGCGCGCCCTATCACGGGCGAACCGGTAATGCCGGCCACGTCGGGCACGTCAACGTCGATCCCGACGGACCGCCGTGTGTGTGCGGTGCCCGGGGTTGCGTGGAGGCGATCGCCAGCGGTCCGCACCTGGCCGCCTGGGCGCGCACGCAGGGCTGGGTCGGCGCCGACGCCAAGGAGCTCGCCGATGCCGCCGCGACCGGGAATGACATTGCGCTGCAAGCATTTCACCGCGGAGCGCGCGCGATCGCGGCGATGATCGCCTCGGTGGGTGCGGTCTGCGACCTAGACCTTGTGGTCGTCGGCGGCGGCGTGGCTCAGGCCGGACCGCTGTTGTTCGACCCGCTGCGCGCGGAGCTGCGGAACTACACCGGACTCGATTTCCTGTCCGGACTGAGCGTGGTGCCCGCCACGCTGGGCGGGGAAGCCGGACTGGTCGGTGCGGCCGCGCTGCTGCGCTGACCCGCCTGGAGACGCGTTTTGGCTGATTGCGGGGCACCACGCTATCCTTGGCCCGTTCCACCGAAGACCGTCGGTCACCGAGAAATCGGTTGAAGGTCCCGGATACCCCGGGCGGCCCACGCAGGAGGACGAGGTTTCGACCTTCGGACTGATAGTCCGCAGCTTTCGCGCCCCGACCTGTTCCTGTGTCGGGGCGTTCGTGATTTCTGGCCTTCTCCGCCCACTCGGGCCCCGTCGGTGGTGGACATCCCAACCATCACGAGGAGGCAAGCATGGCCAAGGCTGACAAGGCCACCGCGGTCGCCGACATCGCCGAGAGTTTCAAGGAGGCGACGGCCACCGTCGTCACCGAGTACCGCGGCCTGACGGTGTCCAATCTTGCCGAGCTGCGCAGGTCACTGGGCACAGAGACGACCTACACGGTTGCCAAGAACACCTTGGTGAAGCGTGCGGCGTCCGAAGCCGGTGTCGAGGGTCTCGACGAGCTGTTCGCCGGACCGACCGCCATCGCGTTCATCAAGGGTGAGCCCGTTGACGCCGCCAAGGTGATCAAGAAGTTCGCCAAGGACCATAAGGCGCTGGTCATCAAGGGCGGCTACATGGACGGTCGCGCGCTGACCGTGTCCGAGGTCGAGCGGATCGCCGATCTCGAGTCGCGCGAGGTGTTGCTGTCGCGCGTCGCCGGCGCACTGAAGGCCAAGCAGTCCCAGGCCGCGGCGCTGTTCGTGGCACCCGCGTCCCAGGTCGCTCGCCTGGCCGCAGCTCTGCAAGAGAAGAAGGCCTCAGAGGGTTCAGCAGAACCCGCCGCCTGAGACCACACAAACAACCCCACAGTTAGAGATAAGGAATCACCATGGCAAAGCTGTCCACCGAAGAACTGATCGACGCCTTCAAGGAACTGACCCTGCTCGAGCTCTCTGAGTTCGTGAAGGTGTTCGAGGAGACCTTCGACGTCACCGCCGCCGCCCCCGTCGCGGTCGCCGCTGCCGGCCCCGCCGCCGGTGCTCCCGCCGAGGCCGCTGAGGAGCAGTCGGAATTCGACGTCATCCTCGAAGGTGCCGGCGAGAAGAAGATCGGCGTCATCAAGGTCGTCCGCGAGATCGTCTCCGGCCTGGGCCTCAAGGAGGCCAAAGACCTCGTCGACGGCGCTCCCAAGCCGCTGCTCGAGAAGGTCACCAAAGAGGCCGCCGACGACGCCAAGGCCAAGCTCGAGGCCGCCGGCGCATCGGTCACCGTCAAGTAGTTCTAGCTACACAGAAATCCCCCGCGGGCGTCCTGCTCGCGGGGGATTTCTTGTCGATCACAGCTCAGTACACAAACTCAGTGGCGCCAAACGGCGTGCGCTACAGTGACTCAAACCACAGGCCATCGCGGCGATGGCTGACCAGCGTGGGCGCGGAAGGATCTGGCGTGGGTATTGGTATTCAGGTCGAGGGGTTGACGAAGTCGTTCGGTTCCCAACGGATTTGGGAGGACGTCACCTTCGATATCCCTGCTGGTGAGGTCAGCGTGCTGCTGGGCCCGTCGGGTACCGGTAAGTCGGTGTTCTTGAAGTCGCTGATCGGTCTGCTGCGTCCGGAGCGGGGCAAGATCATCGTTGATGGCACCAACATCATCGAGTGCTCGGCCAAGGAGCTTTACGAGATCCGCACGCTGTTCGGGGTGATGTTCCAGGATGGTGCGTTGTTCGGTTCGATGAGCCTGTTCGACAACACCGCCTTCCCCCTTCGTGAGCACACGAAGAAGAAGGAATCCGAGATCCGCCAGATCGTCATGGAGAAGCTCGAGCTGGTTGGTCTGGGCGGGGATGAGACGAAGTTCCCCGGTGAGATTTCTGGTGGTATGCGCAAGCGTGCCGGGTTGGCGCGGTCGCTGGTGCTCGACCCGAAGATCATCCTGTGCGATGAGCCGGACTCGGGTCTGGATCCGGTGCGTACCGCGTATCTGTCGCAGTTGTTGATCGATATCAACGCTCAGATCGACTGCACGATCTTGATCGTGACGCACAACATCAACATCGCCCGTACGGTGCCTGACAACATCGGCATGCTGTTCCGTAAGCATTTGGTGATGTTCGGCCCCCGTGAGGTGTTGCTGACCTCCGATGAGCCGGTGGTGCGTCAGTTCCTCAACGGCCGCCGGATCGGTCCGATCGGTATGTCGGAGGAGAAGGACGAGTCGACGATGGCCGAGGAGCAGGCCCTGGTCGATGCCGGTCACCACGATGGTGGTGTCGAGGAGATCGTGGGTGTGCCCCCGCAGCTGACGGTCACCCCGGGTATGCCGGTGCGCGATGCGGTCCGCCGCCGCCAGGAGCGGGTCCGCGAGATCCTGCACACCCTGCCCCCGGCCGCCCAGGAAGCCATCCGCGACGACCTCGAAGGCACGCGCAAACTGCCCAGCCACACCTTCGAAGGGAACTAACCCACCTTCCGCCGCGCATTCAGCTGACACCCGTGCATCCACCTGCGCGGGTGTTAGCTGATTTTGGGGCCATTCGAGGAAAAACGGGTTCGAGCGGGCCCGCACTCCGATAGCGTGTGCGCGATCGTCGAGGAGGAGGCTGGGTGCTGCGGAACCGGCGGATCTGGTGGGGGACGGTAGCCGTCTTCGCCGGCATCGGCGCAGCCCTGCTCGCCGGTAGTGCCACCGCGGCGGCCGACACCGGCAGCAGTGCGGCCCACTCGGCTACGGGCAACTCGCAAGCGTCCAATTCGTCATCGTCGAGTAAGCCCTCGCCGGCAGCGGCCGACCGACATCGCACCCCGCGCGCCACCTCCGTCGCCAGTGTGCGCACCCCGCAGTCCGGCGCCCGACGAACCGTAAGCAGCCCCGCCAACGCGTTGGCCGATGTGCTCTCCATCTTCGACAGCACAGGTAGGGCCACCGCCTCGGCGGTGCCGGCAGCCAGCGCCAGCGCGCGGCCCGGCTCGGCCGCAGCGCAGGCGGCACAGGCGGTGGAAACGCCGCCGGCCACCAACGGCGTCACGGGCGTCAAGGTCGGTCATTCGACGTTGACGATCCCGGTCAACGGGGGCTTCAACGCGCCGGCCGACTGGTACTTCCCGACTCAGGCCGACGGAACGGTGCAGGCCAACGGCGTCATCTGGCTGCAGCACGGCTTCCTCGCCGACAAGTCGTTCTACTCGTCGCTGGCCACCCAGCTGGCCAAGGACACCAACTCCATCGTTGTGGCACCCACCTTGCCGTCGTTCCCGCAACTGACCTGTCGCGGGTGCACCCTCTATGGCGTGCCGATGCAACAGGCCGCCGCCACGATGTTCCTCGGCGACCGCTCGGCGTTGAACATCAGCGCCAGCCAGGCCGGATATCTGGGCACGTTGCCGGAAAGCTTCATCCTGGCCGGGCACTCCGCGGGGGGCGGCTGGTCGACGTCGGTCGGCGGTTACTACGTCGACGACCTGGCACCGGGCGATGACAACCACTTACTCGGTGTGGTGATGTTCGACGGCGTGACGATGAACGGCACGCTGCCGCAAGCGATCGCGAGCCTGGACACCCTCGACATCCCCGTCTACCAAATCGCCGCCCCGGCCCAGATGTGGAACACCTTCGGGACCACCACCGATCAGCTGCTGCAGCTGCGGCCCGACCAGTTCGACGGCGTCGTCCTGGTCAACGGCTCCCACGTCGACTCGATGCTCGGCAGCAATCCGCTCGTCGATTTCTTTGCCCAGCTGGTCACCCAGCGCTCCCCGAAGGGCAACACCTCGGCGGTCGACACGCTGAGCACCGGCTGGATCAACGACCTCTACGTCGGCGCCGGTCCCGACGCCCCGCAGTTCGGGCTCTACGGCACCGCCGGTCAGCCGATCATC
This window contains:
- a CDS encoding cyclopropane mycolic acid synthase family methyltransferase — its product is MARRLQPHFEDVQAHYDLSDDFFRLFLDPSQTYSCAYFERDDMTLEQAQLAKIDLALGKLGLQPGMTLLDVGFGWGTTMLRALEKYDVNVIRLTLSKNQRDHVEQVFAECESSRGKRIELKGWEEFNEPVDRIVSIGAFEHFGFDRYDDFFAMAYRALPADGVMLLHTITSFTFERMAQMKVPLTFEAARFAKFMLTEIFPGGRLPTAEKVEDHSTRAGFTLTRVQSLQPHYARTLDCWAEALKTNREKAIDAQSEEVYERYMKYLIGCARGFQVGYIDVNQFTLEKQAQNTHG
- a CDS encoding alpha/beta fold hydrolase, with product MEIRTGTASVGDDLKLYFEDMGNSSDPAVLLIMGLGAQLLLWRNGFCEKLVDQGYRVIRYDNRDVGLSSKLHGQRAGGGLVPNLVRSYLGRPSPSVYTLEDMADDAAALLDHLGLDRAHVVGASMGGMIAQIFAARHSRRTNALGIIFSSNNSALLPPPAPRALLSLITGPAPDSPREVIIENSIRVGKIIGSPGYPVSEEKARADAIEAYERAHYPQGIARHFGAVLGSGSLKRYDRQISAPTVVIHGRADKLMRPSGGRSIASAIPNARLVLFDGMAHDLPEALWDDVVGELKTTFVEVG
- a CDS encoding ABC1 kinase family protein — its product is MNSTKHREVAKLDRVPLPVEAARMGTTGWQITRTGARVLGTLPGRGRWQDKVIKQIPQTFADLGPTYVKFGQIIASSPGAFGEGLSREFRSLLDSVPPADTAEVHKLLKQELGGDPADLFATFDEQPFASASIAQVHFATLHSGEDVVVKIQRPGIRRRVAADLQILKRFAQLVELAKLGRRLSAQDVVADFADNLAEELDFRIEAQSMEAWVSGLHGSPLGRNIRVPQVHWEFTSERVLTMERVHGVRIDDVKAVRAKGFDGTELVKALLFSTFEGGLRHGLFHGDLHAGNLLVDNDGHIVFLDFGIMGRIDPRTRWLLRELVYALLVKKDHASAGKIVVLLGAVGTTKPEKEAAKDLEAFAAPLSLKTLGDMSYADIGKQLSTLADAYDVKLPRELVLIGKQFLYVERYMKLLAPKWQMMNDPQFSGYFANFMVEVSREHQSDVEV
- a CDS encoding endonuclease/exonuclease/phosphatase family protein; protein product: MRIATFNILHGRSLDDGRVDPARLSACIRRLNPDVLALQEVDVDQPRSSRADLTALAAEAMGAASHRFVAAIAGTPGATWMAATGREQRGTAAYGIALLSRYPAISWQVLRLPRIPVKDEPRAAMAAQLDTPLGILTVVNTHLSFVPGWNRVQLNHLMRDVRDLPGPRVVMGDLNTSAALGRRTRLRPLAAAPTFPVRCPDRQLDHILTDHDDLVVTEAYTPVLPISDHRPLVIDVSLRAGAVGP
- a CDS encoding ROK family protein, whose translation is MSVLALDIGGTKIAAGLVDTDGQLQYATRQPTPHSDDPEQVWAAAQRAIADTLAEASGAVDGVGISSGGPVHLPNGAVSPINIPAWQDFPIVERVAAAVPGVQVRLAGDGLCMALGEHWRGAGQGAAFLLGMVVSTGIGGGLVLDGAPYHGRTGNAGHVGHVNVDPDGPPCVCGARGCVEAIASGPHLAAWARTQGWVGADAKELADAAATGNDIALQAFHRGARAIAAMIASVGAVCDLDLVVVGGGVAQAGPLLFDPLRAELRNYTGLDFLSGLSVVPATLGGEAGLVGAAALLR
- the rplJ gene encoding 50S ribosomal protein L10, with product MAKADKATAVADIAESFKEATATVVTEYRGLTVSNLAELRRSLGTETTYTVAKNTLVKRAASEAGVEGLDELFAGPTAIAFIKGEPVDAAKVIKKFAKDHKALVIKGGYMDGRALTVSEVERIADLESREVLLSRVAGALKAKQSQAAALFVAPASQVARLAAALQEKKASEGSAEPAA
- the rplL gene encoding 50S ribosomal protein L7/L12 produces the protein MAKLSTEELIDAFKELTLLELSEFVKVFEETFDVTAAAPVAVAAAGPAAGAPAEAAEEQSEFDVILEGAGEKKIGVIKVVREIVSGLGLKEAKDLVDGAPKPLLEKVTKEAADDAKAKLEAAGASVTVK
- a CDS encoding ABC transporter ATP-binding protein: MGIGIQVEGLTKSFGSQRIWEDVTFDIPAGEVSVLLGPSGTGKSVFLKSLIGLLRPERGKIIVDGTNIIECSAKELYEIRTLFGVMFQDGALFGSMSLFDNTAFPLREHTKKKESEIRQIVMEKLELVGLGGDETKFPGEISGGMRKRAGLARSLVLDPKIILCDEPDSGLDPVRTAYLSQLLIDINAQIDCTILIVTHNINIARTVPDNIGMLFRKHLVMFGPREVLLTSDEPVVRQFLNGRRIGPIGMSEEKDESTMAEEQALVDAGHHDGGVEEIVGVPPQLTVTPGMPVRDAVRRRQERVREILHTLPPAAQEAIRDDLEGTRKLPSHTFEGN
- a CDS encoding alpha/beta hydrolase family protein, yielding MLRNRRIWWGTVAVFAGIGAALLAGSATAAADTGSSAAHSATGNSQASNSSSSSKPSPAAADRHRTPRATSVASVRTPQSGARRTVSSPANALADVLSIFDSTGRATASAVPAASASARPGSAAAQAAQAVETPPATNGVTGVKVGHSTLTIPVNGGFNAPADWYFPTQADGTVQANGVIWLQHGFLADKSFYSSLATQLAKDTNSIVVAPTLPSFPQLTCRGCTLYGVPMQQAAATMFLGDRSALNISASQAGYLGTLPESFILAGHSAGGGWSTSVGGYYVDDLAPGDDNHLLGVVMFDGVTMNGTLPQAIASLDTLDIPVYQIAAPAQMWNTFGTTTDQLLQLRPDQFDGVVLVNGSHVDSMLGSNPLVDFFAQLVTQRSPKGNTSAVDTLSTGWINDLYVGAGPDAPQFGLYGTAGQPIILGNASGVVLPTPLASQLGPVETLVKKWTAVFMPLIFGGPPSSAPVTPAGANPPAVNPAVTSPTPNGVTGVKTGNTTLTIQVGSRTYNAPADWYFPTRADGSVQANGIIYLQHGFLASKSFYTVLARSLAQQTNSIVVATTLPSFAPLTCPTCTINNPAMQQGVADLFLGNRAALNISASQAGYQGTLPEDFTLSGHSAGGGLAVTAGSDYVKSLPPGADNHLLGVVMYDGVSNSDSFAGLLDTLDGIPVYQIAAPPQPWNAFGQTTKDLIAARPDQFVGVELVHGSHTDSVIGSDPFFDFLAAIFVRPSAPGNATAVHTLAAGWINDFYVAAGPDAPQYGLYGPAWQPIIMGQTAAIVLPTQPAAAARSIAA